Within Metabacillus sp. KUDC1714, the genomic segment AAAATAAAAAAGAGGGCTGATTCACTTTGATTCAGCCTCTTTCTATACATTCTAAAATCATGTATTGAGGAAAGGTACTGTGCTAGGAGGAGAAAAATTGGATGTAACAGAAAGGCTTTCGTTTTTTCCAAGCTTATATCGTGTTGTCGAATACCCAAAGGTAGGAATGTGGATGCTTTATATAACCATTCTCCTTTTATCCATCCTTGTTTTTAAGCTGGGATTTGCGAAAAAACTACCTATTTTAAAATCAGCTGTTATTTATTTGTTTTTAGCTTTGGGTTGTACAGTTCTAACCTTTTTAGGGATATTTTTACCGGTGGCAGAAGGATTGGTTGTTGCTTCGCTTATATTAATCATTTATAAGATAAGACTCTATCAATCAAAGAAACAAGAAGCAGAAGAGGTTAAATAAAACAAAGGTTCTGATTCAAATGTCAGAACCTTTGTTTTATTTGATTAAACATTAGTGGGAGAAGTAGTGCATATAGAAAATGACCTATTATCCACCATAAAATGGCTAGTCCATTACTTAAGGCTGGAGTTTCTTTTATGGAAAAAATCGAAAGTGGAAAATATAATAGAACTGTTGGGGTTGTAAAAACAAACGATAGAACGAATTGTTGCCTGAGATGAAGGTTCAACTTTTCGCAAAAGTAAAAATATACTACGCTTATAAAAATGGAAACAATTAAATGGAGTGAGAACTCTAGCGTTTCTGGTAAGTGTTTGTTATACAAAAAATCTATGTTTAACAAAAGTGTATAGACTTTTAATTCTGTAATAAATTGAATAAATTTTAAGAACAAACCTAAAACAGTTCCGCTAATCACCCCAGTTAAGAATCCTCTCCATATGGATTTGCTCACCAAGAATCTTCAGACTTTTTGTCCTGATATAATCTGAATTTTCCTGTAGCAATTCGAGCATTTGTTTTTTCTTCAATTCTCTCATTACATGGTTTACACATATATGTATGAATCGGACGGTTTCTTAGACGTTTCGCAATTAACGTTTCATCTTCAATCGTCTCAACCTTATCACAAATAACACATTTTACTCTCATTATTCACCTCAAACAATTATTGTAGCAGCTTAATAATAGCGCTCTTTCTTACTAGTATATCACGTATTATACAAAAACAAATATGACGTTTTCAATCGCCGACTAATTTGTAGAACATATAAGCGTTTTCTCCTATTTGGACATTATACGTTAAGAAGACAAAAGTGGATAAAAATAATAAGTTAGTTGGTAACCTTTCATATTTCCATGAAAAACACACATCAAGAATGACTTATAGTTGGAACAATTTAGAAAAAAGGGTATGATATTAGTATAAAGCGGAAAGGGAGGGATTCCAATGGCAAATAAGGTTGAAACAGAATTGATTGAACCATTATTTAATGGTCTACAGAAAGAACGTTTCGTGACAATTGCAACAATAGACCATGAAACAAATTCTCCAAATGTAAGTGCGATTTCTTGGGTATATGCACCCGATAGAGATCGAATTTTCTTCGCAATTGATCAACGCTCAAGAATTGTTGAAAATATCAAACAACATCCTGCAATTGTTTTGAATATGATTGCAAACGAATCTACATATTCGATAAATGGAAATGCGCATATAAAAGAGGAAAGGCTTGAAGGTGTTCCGCTTAAACTAGCATTAATTGAATTAACAATTTCAGAAGTTCGCGATGTTATGTTTTACGGTTCTAAAATATCTTCAGAACCACTTTATGAAAAAACATATGATGAGAAAGCTGCTGCTAAACTAGATAAGCAAGTATTAATTGCTATGAAGAATAATGCATAGAAAAGGACTGCTACTAAGCTGATGAATTCTAAAGA encodes:
- a CDS encoding YlaH-like family protein; translation: MDVTERLSFFPSLYRVVEYPKVGMWMLYITILLLSILVFKLGFAKKLPILKSAVIYLFLALGCTVLTFLGIFLPVAEGLVVASLILIIYKIRLYQSKKQEAEEVK
- a CDS encoding YlaI family protein, whose protein sequence is MRVKCVICDKVETIEDETLIAKRLRNRPIHTYMCKPCNERIEEKTNARIATGKFRLYQDKKSEDSW
- a CDS encoding pyridoxamine 5'-phosphate oxidase family protein, yielding MANKVETELIEPLFNGLQKERFVTIATIDHETNSPNVSAISWVYAPDRDRIFFAIDQRSRIVENIKQHPAIVLNMIANESTYSINGNAHIKEERLEGVPLKLALIELTISEVRDVMFYGSKISSEPLYEKTYDEKAAAKLDKQVLIAMKNNA